In Streptomyces rapamycinicus NRRL 5491, the genomic stretch CCGCGATCTGCCGGCCGCCGTACGGCTGCGGGGGCCACGGCTGGGCATGATGCTGCTGGCCATCGGCTTCTACGGCTTCTTCGCCCTCGCGATGCTGAAGAGCCAGCTCGAGGAGAATTTCTGACACGACCCCAGGTCCCCGCGGTGCGGGCGCGCCCCTCGGCACGCCCGCACCGGGTTCGTCACTCCTGGTCTCTGCGCAGGAAGCCGCCGCCGTCGGCGTCACCCGAGGCCGAGCTCGACGGGTCGGGCGGGCTCGGGGAGTCGGCGTCGCCCGAGGGGGACGCCGACGACGAGGCGCTCGACGACGCGCTGGACGACGGGCTGGACGACGGGGACGAGGAGGGCGACTCGCTGTTCGACGGCGACGAGGACGGGCTGGACGACGGTGACTCCGAGGTGTCGCTCGAACTCGGCGACGGGGGCGGCTTGACCGCCGCACCCATGTCGGTGTCCAGGTCGAACTTCGAGGCCTTCTGGCCGTTCAGCGCGGACTGGGTGTACGCGGCCCAGATCCTGGCCGGGAAGTCACCGCCGTTGACGCGGCCGCCGCCCGCGGTGCCCTTGAGCGAGACCTGCTTCTTCTCGCCCTCGCCGAACATCCCGACCGAGGTCACCAGGTCGGGGGTGTAGCCGGAGAACCAGGCCGACTTGTTGTCGTCGGAGGTGCCGGTCTTGCCCGCGACGGCCTGGCCCTGCTGACGCACGGCCTGGCCGGTGCCGTCATCGACCACGCCGGTGAGCACGGAGGTGACGGAGTCGGCCGCACCGCGGCTGATCGCCTGCCCGTTGGTGGGATCGGGCAACTGAGGGCGCTCATCGCCCTTCTCGGCGGACTTCACGATCGCCGGGGTGACCTTCTTGCCGTGGTTGTCGAGGGTCGCGTAGACCCCGGCCATGTCACGCGGGCTGGCGCCCATCACGCCCAGCGACATCGCGGGGCGCACGTCGAAGCCGCCCGCGTCCTTGTTCATGCCGAGGTCGATGGCGGTGTTCTTCACCTTGTCCAGGCCCACGTCCACCGCCATCTGCGCGAAGACGGAGTTGACGGAGTTGTTCATGGCCTTCTGGACGGAGATGGGGCCGTAGGACTTGTTGTCCTCGTTCGGCGGGGCGAAGCCGGTGATCGATCCCTTGACCGGTCGCTTGCTGGTGCCGTCGTAGATGGTGCTCGCCGTGATCGGGGTGCTGTCCTGCGTGGTGGAGCCGTTCTCCAGCCCCGCGGCCAGGATCAGCGGCTTGAAGGTGGAGGCGGGCTGGTAGTCCTCGCGGGTGGCGTTGTTGTAGTAGTGCTCGGTGTAGCCGGTACCGCCGTACATCGCCACCACACCGCCGGACTCCGGGTCCACCGAAACCGCTCCGACCTGGGCGTACTTGTCGACCTTGCGCTTCTTCGGGTCCAGCTTGTCGGTCAGCTCGGTGCGGACCGCCTTCTCCAGCGCCTTCTGCTTCTTCTTGTCGATGTTGAGGGTGATCGTCCAGCCGCCTGCCTCGATCTCGTTCTCCGAGACCCCGGCCTTGATCAGCTCCTTGTTGGCGGCGTCGATGAGGTAACCCGCCTGGCCGTCGCGTCCGGGGATGGGGCGCGGTGGGACCGGCACGTCGAACTTCATGCCCTCGCGCTCGCTCTTGGACAGCCAGTCCTTCTCGACCATGTTGTTGAGGACGTAGTTCCAGCGGGCCTTCACCTGCCGCTTGCCGTTGGGGCCCGCCGCCGCCCAGTCGTACTGGCTGGGTGCCTGGAGCACCGACGCGAGATAGGCGCCCTGTGCGACGCTGAGGTCCTCGACGTCCTTGTCGTAGTACGCGCGGGCGGCCGCCTGGATGCCGTAGGCGCCGCGGCCGTAGTAGCTGGTGTTGATGTAGCCCTGGAGGATGTAGTCCTTGGACTTCTGCTGATCGACCTTGAGCGAGATCACCAGTTCCTTCAGCTTGCGGCTGACGGTCTGTTCCTGGCTCAGGTAGTAGTTCTTGACGTACTGCTGGGTGATGGTCGAACCACCCTGTTTGCCCCGGCCCAGCGCGGTGTTGATGAGACCGCGGGCGGTGCCGGTGAACGAGACGCCGGAGTCGCCGTAGAAGTCCTTGTTCTCGGCGGCGACAAAGGTGTGCTGCACCTCCTTGGGAATCTTGGACAGCGGTACGGACTCACGGTTGACGTCACCCGTCTTCGCCATGATCGTGCCGTCGCCGTACTTGTAGATGTTGGCCTCGGCCTTGGCCGCGGCGTTGGCGGGCGGAACCTCGACCAGCAGATAGAGGACGAAGAACGCCCCGACGAGCAGTACACCGAGCCCCAGGACGTACCCCAGCAGCCACTTCCAGGTGAAGAAGCGGCGTATGCCCCCCGACTTCGCCGCCTTCTTGGCTCTGCGAGCGCTCTTCTGCCGCGCGCGTCGCTCTTCCGCTCTACCCATCGCTCCCGCCGCTCCAGTCCGTAAGCCCCCCAGGCCAGCTCATGAAACTAACACCGCAACAACCCTCAAATGCCCATCGATCTAGCTTTTTCCGAAGGTGACAAAAAGCACCCACTCCAAGGGAACTGACGGCTTACGGGCCCCAAGGGTTGCCGCCGGCCCATAATGTGCTATCACTTTGCTAGACGCACCAACGAATGAAGCGGGGAGCCCTCCATGTCCGACGCCACCTCAACCGACGGCATCACCGACCAGGCCGACATACCGTCCCTCCCGGAACCGCGGGTCCGGGAGCGGCCCGCGCGCAACGTCAGCGGCGGGCTGGCCCTGCTCGGGGGCCTGGCCGGACTCGCGGGCGGCGTCGGGCTGATCCTCGCGGGCGCCGCCGTCGCCACCGAGCACAAGGGCGCCTGGTCCACGCTGCTGATCGTCTCCGGCATCGTGGTGATCATCGCCGCGATCCTCACCATGTGCGGCCTCAACACCATCGCGCCCGGCGAGGCCCGGGTGGTCCAGCTCTTCGGCCGCTACCGCGGCACCATCCGCACCGACGGGCTGCGCTGGGTGAACCCGCTCACCAGCCGCGAGAAGATCTCCACCCGGGTGCGCAACCACGAGACCGCGGTGCTCAAGGTCAACGACGCCTACGGCAACCCGATCGAGCTCGCCGCGGTCGTCGTCTGGAAGGTCGAGGACACCGCCCAGGCGATGTTCGAGGTGGACGACTTCCTGGAGTTCGTCGCCACCCAGACCGAGGCCGCGGTGCGGCACATCGCCATCGAGTACCCGTACGACGCCCATGAGGAGGGCGCCCTCTCGCTGCGCGGCAACGCCGAGGAGATCACCGAGAAGCTCGCGATCGAACTGCACGCCCGGGTCGAGGCGGCCGGGGTCCACATCATCGAATCCCGCTTCACCCACCTCGCCTACGCCCCGGAGATCGCCTCCGCGATGCTCCAGCGCCAGCAGGCGGGCGCCGTGGTGGCCGCGCGCCGGCAGATCGTGGACGGCGCGGTCGGCATGGTCGAGGCGGCGCTGGCCCGGATCGCGGAGGAGGAGATCGTGGCGCTGGACGAGGAGCGCAAGGCCGCGATGGTCAGCAATCTGATGGTGGTGCTCTGCGGGGACCGCTCCCCGCAGCCCGTTCTGAACACCGGCACGCTGTACCAGTGACGGACGAGAGCGGGCGCAAGGCACGGCAGCCGCGGCAGCGCAAGCAGATGCTGCTGCGGCTCGACCCGGCCGTCCATGACGCCCTCGCGCGCTGGGCCAACGACGAACTGCGCAGCGCCAACGCGCAGATCGAGTTCCTGCTGCGCAAGGCGCTCGCGGACGCGGGCCGGCTGCCCGGCGCGGCGCGCCCGATCCCACGCCGGGGCCGTCCGCCGCGGCGGCCCGACGGCGGCGCCGAGGGCGCGGACCCCTCCGAGGACCCGGAGGGCACCGGCCGCGAGCCGAACCGGCCCTGACCTTCGCCACACCCCTCTGACCTGCGGTAACGCGCACATCAACGCAGCTATACACTCCAGGTATACGCATGGTGTAGAGTGCTGGGCATGTCAATTGGCCACACCCTGCTCGGACTCCTCGAGGGCGGCCCGCGCCACGGCTATGACCTCAAGCGAGCCTTCGACGAAAGATTTGGACACGACCGCCCGCTGCACTACGGGCAGGTCTACTCGACCATGTCCCGGCTCCTGAAGAACGGCCTGGTGGAGGTCGACGGCATCGAGCACGGCGGTGGCCCGGAGCGCAAGCGCTACGCCATCACCGACGCGGGCATCACCGATGTGGAGGGCTGGCTCACCCAGCCCGAGAAGCCCGAGCCCTACCTCCAGTCGGTGCTCTACACCAAGGTCGTCATCGCCCTGCTCACCGGGCGGGACGCGGCCGACCTCCTCGACGTCCAGCGCGCCGAACACCTGCGGCTGATGCGCGATCTGACCCAGCGCAAGCGCGGCGGCGACCTCAGCGACCAACTCATCTGCGACCACGCCCTCTTCCATCTCGAGGCCGATCTGCGCTGGCTGGAACTCACCGCCGCCCGCCTCGGCCAACTCGCCAAGGCGGTGCGTTCATGACCCCGGCAGGCTCCTTGCTGATCGCCACGTCCCTGCACAAGACGTACGGTCACACCCCCGCCCTGGACGGTGCGGACTTCTCCATCCACCCCGGCGAGGTCGTCGCCGTCATGGGCCCCTCCGGCTCGGGCAAGTCGACGCTGCTCCACTGCCTGGCCGGGATCGTGAAGCCGGACTCCGGCTCCGTCCACTACAACGGGCGCGAGCTGACCGCCCTGTCGGACGCCGAGCGCAGCGGTCTGCGCCGCGGCGAGTTCGGCTTCGTCTTCCAGTTCGGTCAGCTCGTCCCCGAGCTGAGCTGTGTGGAGAACGTCGCGCTGCCGCTGCGGCTGAACGGCACCAAGCGCAAGGAGGCCGAGGCTCGGGCGTCGGCGTGGATGGAGCGGCTCGAGGTCGCCGATGTGGCGCACAAGCGGCCCGGCGAGGTCTCCGGCGGTCAGGGGCAGCGGGTCGCCGTCGCCCGGTCGCTGGTCACCGGCCCGCGGGTGCTGTTCGCCGACGAGCCGACCGGTGCGCTGGACTCGCTCAACGGGGAGCGCGTGATGGAGCTGCTGACCGAGGCCGCCCGGGAGTCCCGTACCGCCGTGGTACTGGTCACCCACGAGGCCAGGGTCGCCGCCTACTCCGACCGCGAGGTCGTCGTCCGCGACGGCAAGGCCCGCGATATGGCAGGGGTCCGATGAGCGGCCAGGACGCCCCGAAGGGTCCGATGAGCGGCCAGGACGCCCCGGCGGAGGAGCCCCGCTCCCGCGTCTCCGTCGCCCGCTGGGCCGCCGATCTGGCCATGGGCGGCCGGTTCGCGGTCACCGGCGGCCGGGAGAGCTGGGCCAGGACGATCATGACGGCGGTGGGCGTCGGCCTGGGAGTGGCGCTGTTGCTGCTGGCCTCCTCCGTCCCCAACATGTACCAGCAGCGCAACGAACGGGGCGACGCCCGCTCCTCGTTCACCCCCAGCGGCG encodes the following:
- a CDS encoding PadR family transcriptional regulator: MSIGHTLLGLLEGGPRHGYDLKRAFDERFGHDRPLHYGQVYSTMSRLLKNGLVEVDGIEHGGGPERKRYAITDAGITDVEGWLTQPEKPEPYLQSVLYTKVVIALLTGRDAADLLDVQRAEHLRLMRDLTQRKRGGDLSDQLICDHALFHLEADLRWLELTAARLGQLAKAVRS
- a CDS encoding ABC transporter ATP-binding protein, which produces MTPAGSLLIATSLHKTYGHTPALDGADFSIHPGEVVAVMGPSGSGKSTLLHCLAGIVKPDSGSVHYNGRELTALSDAERSGLRRGEFGFVFQFGQLVPELSCVENVALPLRLNGTKRKEAEARASAWMERLEVADVAHKRPGEVSGGQGQRVAVARSLVTGPRVLFADEPTGALDSLNGERVMELLTEAARESRTAVVLVTHEARVAAYSDREVVVRDGKARDMAGVR
- a CDS encoding transglycosylase domain-containing protein, with amino-acid sequence MGRAEERRARQKSARRAKKAAKSGGIRRFFTWKWLLGYVLGLGVLLVGAFFVLYLLVEVPPANAAAKAEANIYKYGDGTIMAKTGDVNRESVPLSKIPKEVQHTFVAAENKDFYGDSGVSFTGTARGLINTALGRGKQGGSTITQQYVKNYYLSQEQTVSRKLKELVISLKVDQQKSKDYILQGYINTSYYGRGAYGIQAAARAYYDKDVEDLSVAQGAYLASVLQAPSQYDWAAAGPNGKRQVKARWNYVLNNMVEKDWLSKSEREGMKFDVPVPPRPIPGRDGQAGYLIDAANKELIKAGVSENEIEAGGWTITLNIDKKKQKALEKAVRTELTDKLDPKKRKVDKYAQVGAVSVDPESGGVVAMYGGTGYTEHYYNNATREDYQPASTFKPLILAAGLENGSTTQDSTPITASTIYDGTSKRPVKGSITGFAPPNEDNKSYGPISVQKAMNNSVNSVFAQMAVDVGLDKVKNTAIDLGMNKDAGGFDVRPAMSLGVMGASPRDMAGVYATLDNHGKKVTPAIVKSAEKGDERPQLPDPTNGQAISRGAADSVTSVLTGVVDDGTGQAVRQQGQAVAGKTGTSDDNKSAWFSGYTPDLVTSVGMFGEGEKKQVSLKGTAGGGRVNGGDFPARIWAAYTQSALNGQKASKFDLDTDMGAAVKPPPSPSSSDTSESPSSSPSSSPSNSESPSSSPSSSPSSSASSSASSSASPSGDADSPSPPDPSSSASGDADGGGFLRRDQE
- a CDS encoding SPFH domain-containing protein, which translates into the protein MSDATSTDGITDQADIPSLPEPRVRERPARNVSGGLALLGGLAGLAGGVGLILAGAAVATEHKGAWSTLLIVSGIVVIIAAILTMCGLNTIAPGEARVVQLFGRYRGTIRTDGLRWVNPLTSREKISTRVRNHETAVLKVNDAYGNPIELAAVVVWKVEDTAQAMFEVDDFLEFVATQTEAAVRHIAIEYPYDAHEEGALSLRGNAEEITEKLAIELHARVEAAGVHIIESRFTHLAYAPEIASAMLQRQQAGAVVAARRQIVDGAVGMVEAALARIAEEEIVALDEERKAAMVSNLMVVLCGDRSPQPVLNTGTLYQ